AGCGAGGCCGAGGTGGCGGAGGCGCGCGCGGAGGAGCGCGGCATCCCGTTTGTCAGCCTCGCCAATACCCGGATCGATCCGAGCGCAGTCAACATCATTCCCGAGCGGCTCGCGAAGCGGCACAATGTGGTTCCCTTCGGCAAGATGGGGAACCAGCTGCTCATCGCGATGGCGGACCCTGACGATATTGTCGCCATGGACGATCTCCGGACGGCGGCGAAGGGTCTGCAGATCAAGCCGTTCATCGCCGCGCCGGAGGATATAACCAACGCCCTGACCAGGGCTTACGGCGGCGGAAACGGAGCCGAGGCTCCCGGCGGGGGCGGGGAGTCCGCAGCCGTTGTCCCGGCTCCGGGCTCCACCCAGCTCTCGGGTACAGCCTCAATCCGTGAGGCAATCGCCCAGTACGGGGGCGAGCAGGATGTGGCGGGCGAAGATGAAGACGCGGACGCGCTGGCCAAGCAGTCCGAAGAGGCGCCCATCATCAAGATCGCGCACTCCATCATTCTGCAGGCCATCAAGGACGGTGCAAGCGATATCCACGTGGAGCCCGAGCGGCGCGGAGTGCGCGTCCGCTACCGCGTGGACGGCGTGCTCCACGAGACGATGACCGTCCCGAAGTATATCCAGGCGCCGCTTATCTCGCGCCTGAAGATCATGGCCAACATGAATATCGCGGAGCGGCGCATTCCTCAGGACGGAGCCATCCCCATCCGCGCGGACGGCAAGGATTACGACCTGCGCGTGAGCTGTCTTCCCACCATCTACGGTGAGAAGATCGTCATGCGCATCCTGGACAAGACGAACGTTCTCATCGGTCTGGCCAAGCTGGGCTTCCTGCCTCACACTCAGGCAAGGGTCGAGGAGCTGATCAGCCAGCCGAACGGCATGTTCCTGACCACGGGGCCGACCGGTAGCGGAAAGACCACCACGCAGTATTCTGTTCTCCACAAGATCAACTCGGTGGACCGCAACATCATCACCATCGAGGACCCGGTGGAGTATCAGCTGGACGGCATCTCGCAGGTGCAGGTGCACAAGAAGGCGGGGTTGACTTTTGCCTCTGCTTTGCGCGCTTTCCTGCGCCAGGACCCGGACATCATCATGGTTGGCGAGATGCGCGACCTGGAGACGGCGGAGATTGCCATCGAGGCGGCTCTGACCGGCCACCTGGTCCTTTCCACACTCCACACTAACGACGCCCCTTCGGCGGTCACCCGTATGGTGGATATGGGTGTGGAGCCCTACCTGATCTCTGCAACGGTCATCGGATGTCTTGCCCAGCGACTGGCCCGGCGGATCTGCCCGAAATGCCGCGAGTCCTATGAGGTAGACGTCGAGGATCTGCGCAGGTTTGGATACCATCCCGAGAACCATGCGGAGATGGTGCGCATTCTGGGAGAAGAGAAGGCCGAGGAACTGCGCGGCGTCCGCAAAGTTACGCTGTGGCGGGGCGCCGGGTGCGATAACTGCCGGCAGAGCGGGTTCCGTGGACGCCTTGGCATCTACTCATTGATGGAAGTCAACGACGAGATACAGGATCTCATCGTCCGCCGCGCTCCGCTCAGCGACCTTAGAGAGGCGGCCAAGGCGAACGGGATGCTGGAACTCCGCGAAGACGGCCTGGTGAAGGTTCTGGAGGGGATCACCACCGCCGAAGAAGTTATGAGGGTCGTGTTCACGGCCGGCGTTTCCTGAGATTACACCGGGCGCCGCTCCTTCGGGAGCGGCGGCTCTTTGAGCGGCATCACTTTCCGGGAGGAGGAATCCCTTGTCAGGCGCAACCGGAACGGTCAGCGAGGAGATGAAAGCTGCTGCATCGCAGCAGCAGCGCGGCAACGTTCAGAAGATCGAGGATACACACGTAGACGAGCTCCTGCGGGCGATGGTGGCGCGCGGGGCCAGCGACCTTCATCTCTGCGTGGGAGTCCCGCCCATTGTCCGTGTGGACGGGCAACTCCAACCTTTGCCGTTCACGAAGCTTACCCCTCCCGAGTCCCAGCGGATCGTCTACGACATTCTGACAGACGAACAGATCCGCCGGTTCGAGGAGGATCTGGAGCTGGACTGCTCGTACTCGGTGCGGGATCTGTCGCGTTTCCGTCTGAATGTCTACCGGGACAAGGGCGCGGTGGCGTCTGCGTTCCGGACCATCCCGGTGCGCATCCCCACGCTGAAAGATCTGGGACTTCCCCGCGTGCTGGAGACCCTGACGCGCAAGCCACGGGGGCTCATTCTGGTGACCGGGCCGACGGGGTCCGGGAAATCCACCACTCTTGCGGCGATGATCGGGCAGATCAACTCGGAGCAGAGCCTGCACATCATCACTATCGAGGATCCTATCGAATATCTGCACGAGCACAAATACAGCATCATCAACCAGCGCGAGGTGGGAACGGATACCCGGGCGTTCAACAATGCCCTTCGCGCAAGCCTCCGTGAGGATCCGGACGTCATCCTGGTGGGTGAGATGCGCGATCTGGAGACCATTCAGATCGCCATCACCTGTGCGGAGACCGGTCACCTGGTATTCGCCACACTGCATACCAACAGCGCGGCCCAGACCGTGGACCGCATGGTGGACGTGTTTCCTCCGGGGCAGCAGGAGCAGATCCGCTTCCAGCTGTCCAATAACCTGGAGGCGGTCATCTGCCAGCAGCTGCTGCCGCGGCGGGGGATGAAGGGCAGGGTGTGCGCGATGGAGATCATGATCGCCACCCCGGCCATCCGCAACCTCATTCGCGAGGCCAAGAGCCATCAGATCCCTTCCGCCATCCAGACGGGTGCGCAGTTCGGAATGCAGACCATGGACCAGCACCTGAGGGATCTGTATCTCCAGGGAATCATTACCTATGACGA
The sequence above is drawn from the Armatimonadota bacterium genome and encodes:
- the pilT gene encoding twitching motility protein PilT, encoding MSGATGTVSEEMKAAASQQQRGNVQKIEDTHVDELLRAMVARGASDLHLCVGVPPIVRVDGQLQPLPFTKLTPPESQRIVYDILTDEQIRRFEEDLELDCSYSVRDLSRFRLNVYRDKGAVASAFRTIPVRIPTLKDLGLPRVLETLTRKPRGLILVTGPTGSGKSTTLAAMIGQINSEQSLHIITIEDPIEYLHEHKYSIINQREVGTDTRAFNNALRASLREDPDVILVGEMRDLETIQIAITCAETGHLVFATLHTNSAAQTVDRMVDVFPPGQQEQIRFQLSNNLEAVICQQLLPRRGMKGRVCAMEIMIATPAIRNLIREAKSHQIPSAIQTGAQFGMQTMDQHLRDLYLQGIITYDDAVTRAMNPDELKRMIESPQTAGPGGAPAGRGA
- a CDS encoding type II secretion system protein E, encoding MVMTRKDLGDILLSKGAITEQQLQQAREAARATRGADLGRILVDLEMASEAEVAEARAEERGIPFVSLANTRIDPSAVNIIPERLAKRHNVVPFGKMGNQLLIAMADPDDIVAMDDLRTAAKGLQIKPFIAAPEDITNALTRAYGGGNGAEAPGGGGESAAVVPAPGSTQLSGTASIREAIAQYGGEQDVAGEDEDADALAKQSEEAPIIKIAHSIILQAIKDGASDIHVEPERRGVRVRYRVDGVLHETMTVPKYIQAPLISRLKIMANMNIAERRIPQDGAIPIRADGKDYDLRVSCLPTIYGEKIVMRILDKTNVLIGLAKLGFLPHTQARVEELISQPNGMFLTTGPTGSGKTTTQYSVLHKINSVDRNIITIEDPVEYQLDGISQVQVHKKAGLTFASALRAFLRQDPDIIMVGEMRDLETAEIAIEAALTGHLVLSTLHTNDAPSAVTRMVDMGVEPYLISATVIGCLAQRLARRICPKCRESYEVDVEDLRRFGYHPENHAEMVRILGEEKAEELRGVRKVTLWRGAGCDNCRQSGFRGRLGIYSLMEVNDEIQDLIVRRAPLSDLREAAKANGMLELREDGLVKVLEGITTAEEVMRVVFTAGVS